CGTTGTATGGCATCACCCGAAACCCCTGGGACACCCGTACCACGGCAGGCGGTTCGTCCGGCGGCGCGGGCGCGGCGGCGGCGTTGAACCTGGGCGTGCTGCACCAGGGCAGCGATGCGGGCGGTTCGATCCGGATTCCCTGTGCGTTTACTGGCACTTTTGGCATTAAGCCGACCTTCGGTTATGTACCGCAATGGCCGGCCAGTTCCATGACCATCCTGTCGCACCTGGGGCCGATGACCCGTACGGTGGAAGACAGCGTCTTGATGCTGCAAACCATCGCCCAGCCGGACGCACGGGATGGCTTGATCGGTGCTCCACGCACCACACCATGGTTGACGCCGGGTACGGATTTGAAAGGGTTGCGCGTGGCCTACAGTCCGAACTTCGGTTACGTAGAGGTCGACCCACAAGTGGCCAAAGTGGTGGCGGACGCGGTGCGAGGCCTGGAACAACTGGGCGCCCACGTCGAGCAGATCGACCCCGGTTTCAGTGACCCACTGGACGTCTTCAGCACCCTATGGGCAGCCGGCGCGGCACGCCTGACCGGCGCCATGAGCGAGACACAAAAACAACTGCTCGACCCCGGCCTGCTGCGCATCGCCCAACGCGGCGAACGCTTGAGCCTGGACGACTTCAACGCAGCCCTTGAAGCCCGCGCCGCACTGGTGGCACGCATGGCGGCGTTTCATGAACACTACGATGTGCTGGTGTCGCCGATGATGCCGATCACGGCATTCGAGGCCGGGCACAACGTACCACCCAGCTCCGGTTTACAGGAGTGGACACAATGGACGCAATTCACCTACCCCTTCAACCTGACCCAGCAACCGGCGG
The genomic region above belongs to Pseudomonas azotoformans and contains:
- a CDS encoding amidase, with the protein product MSEIGQLTAVQLLQHFRDKTLSPVEVTEDALLRIERFNPVVNAYCHVDPQGALNAARASEQRWLNGQPCGPLDGVPSSIKDLTLTIGMPTRKGSRTSSAEGPWDIDAPFPAFMRKAGAVLLGKTTTPEFGWKGVTDNPLYGITRNPWDTRTTAGGSSGGAGAAAALNLGVLHQGSDAGGSIRIPCAFTGTFGIKPTFGYVPQWPASSMTILSHLGPMTRTVEDSVLMLQTIAQPDARDGLIGAPRTTPWLTPGTDLKGLRVAYSPNFGYVEVDPQVAKVVADAVRGLEQLGAHVEQIDPGFSDPLDVFSTLWAAGAARLTGAMSETQKQLLDPGLLRIAQRGERLSLDDFNAALEARAALVARMAAFHEHYDVLVSPMMPITAFEAGHNVPPSSGLQEWTQWTQFTYPFNLTQQPAASVPCGLAANGLPVGLHVVGARFADEQVLRVCQVYAKAFPTKHLQAPITKPL